From Salarias fasciatus chromosome 12, fSalaFa1.1, whole genome shotgun sequence, the proteins below share one genomic window:
- the LOC115397756 gene encoding C2 calcium-dependent domain-containing protein 4C, producing the protein MWALERIRESVESIPLDLSRYMGKQEKDAFFPSKPSLHCNILTPDKIPEFCLPPQLCRRSPLPEAEKTRLYLQPQNQLPKTNTSSNTARVKSGDVNTRTGDSSVVWKAAKKALPFSAEGYGLAGLYESPNTRRKESLFHSKCPAYVFQRGISTGAPRLARKPNLPKKAGPGFLPLQQCKILSKTGSAESEAQFCSDSSLLTSPSSTAKSSCYIASNGGRLKGAVSCPSLTINKEDKRKLKRGGLTITSSSRNPLTRGNNTLSLAPPILFPLDVLQCQERLRHEHVLPLQGRGRVRLSTERTTFSKNIFSTLSTVRIRVVSVEGLWDDAERQTLNCAVNLCLTPGKLQQQESATIRNCRTPVFNEDFFFIELSLKDLQELQLRLKVVDKPASGPLRRGTVIGIVIRPLSQLLPLDKREDK; encoded by the coding sequence atgtgGGCGTTGGAGAGGATAAGAGAGAGTGTGGAGAGCATTCCTCTGGATCTGAGCCGTTACATGGGAAAGCAGGAGAAGGAcgctttttttccttccaagcCCAGCCTGCACTGCAACATCCTCACACCGGACAAGATTCCAGAGTTCTGCCTTCCTCCacagctctgcaggaggagcccACTGCCAGAAGCTGAGAAGACTCGATTATACCTGCAGCCTCAGAACCAGTTACCAAAGACCAACACTTCTTCAAATACTGCACGTGTGAAATCAGGGGATGTGAATACAAGAACTGGGGATTCGTCAGTGGTGTGGAAGGCTGCAAAGAAAGCTTTGCCGTTCTCTGCAGAGGGTTACGGCCTGGCTGGGTTATATGAGAGCCCGAACACTCGAAGGAAAGAGTCTCTGTTCCATTCAAAGTGCCCTGCTTATGTGTTTCAGAGGGGCATATCTACTGGTGCCCCCAGGCTGGCAAGAAAACCAAACCTGCCAAAGAAAGCCGGGCCAGGCTTTCTTCCACTGCAGCAATGCAAAATTCTGTCAAAGACAGGAAGCGCAGAGAGTGAAGCACAGTTTTGCAGTGACTCTTCTCTTCTCACCTCCCCTTCAAGTACCGCCAAATCTTCCTGCTACATCGCATCAAATGGGGGTCGTCTTAAAGGAGCAGTATCTTGTCCTTCATTAACCATTAATAAGGAGGACAAAAGGAAGCTTAAGAGGGGTGGTTTAACTATAACATCCTCTTCCAGGAACCCTCTGACACGGGGGAATAACACACTCTCTCTTGCTCCACCCATCCTTTTCCCACTGGATGTTCTGCAGTGTCAGGAAAGACTCCGACACGAACATGTCCTCCCCTTGCAAGGACGTGGCAGAGTGCGCCTCTCCACTGAGCGCACTACTTTCTCCAAGAACATATTCTCCACACTCTCCACAGTGCGCATACGTGTGGTGTCTGTGGAAGGCTTGTGGGACGATGCTGAAAGGCAGACCCTGAACTGTGCAGTGAATCTGTGTCTGACTCCGGGAAAGCTGCAGCAACAGGAGAGCGCCACCATCAGGAACTGTCGCACACCAGTCTTCAATGAAGACTTCTTCTTCATAGAGCTGAGCCTGAAAGACCTACAAGAACTACAACTCAGACTGAAAGTGGTGGACAAACCTGCTTCTGGACCACTGAGGAGGGGAACAGTGATCGGAATAGTCATTCGACCACTATCTCAACTGCTCCCTTTAGATAAACGTGAAGACAAATAA